Proteins found in one Pseudomonas mosselii genomic segment:
- a CDS encoding CmpA/NrtA family ABC transporter substrate-binding protein: MAHGLLRLLHAAIRDRPRIFVNTALPTTPLAWVNGSDAPEKPSLDIGFMALTDCASVVVAATQGFAQQFGLTLNLRRQASWAGLRDRLVSGELDAAHCLYGLVYAVHLGIGGVPASPLAVLMGLNQNAQAINLSPALQRKGVTSPEALARLVHQQGARLTFAQTFPTGTHALWLYYWLASQGIHPLHDVTSVVVPPAQMAPHLQAGRIDGFCVGEPWSADALARGQGFTLATSQSIWPDHPEKVLASAHGFVEQYPNSARALIKSVLAAARFIEQSQENRRGTAQLLSGSAYLNTPVGSIEPRLLGDYQDGLGHRWHDPHGLRLFDQGRTNLPYLSDGMWFMTQFRRWGLLRDDPDYLAVASQVQQLALYREAATALGVPCADPPMRSSLLIDGSRWDGSDPHGYARSFHLHALDAAPDARVRR, from the coding sequence ATGGCACATGGGTTGCTAAGACTGTTGCATGCAGCCATCCGCGATCGCCCGAGGATTTTCGTGAACACAGCCCTCCCGACAACGCCCCTGGCCTGGGTCAACGGCAGCGACGCGCCGGAAAAGCCCAGCCTGGACATCGGCTTCATGGCCCTGACCGACTGCGCCTCGGTGGTGGTCGCTGCCACCCAGGGCTTCGCCCAGCAGTTCGGCCTGACCCTCAACCTGCGCCGCCAAGCCTCCTGGGCCGGGCTGCGCGACAGGCTGGTCAGTGGCGAGCTGGACGCCGCCCACTGCCTCTATGGCCTGGTGTACGCAGTACACCTGGGCATCGGCGGCGTACCTGCCAGCCCTTTGGCCGTGCTCATGGGCCTGAACCAGAACGCCCAGGCCATCAACCTCTCCCCTGCACTGCAACGCAAAGGCGTGACCAGCCCCGAGGCACTGGCGCGGCTCGTGCACCAGCAGGGTGCGCGATTGACCTTCGCCCAGACCTTTCCCACCGGCACCCATGCCCTTTGGCTGTACTATTGGCTCGCCAGCCAGGGCATCCACCCGCTGCACGACGTCACCAGCGTGGTAGTGCCGCCGGCGCAGATGGCCCCCCACCTGCAGGCCGGGCGCATCGACGGCTTCTGTGTCGGCGAACCCTGGTCAGCGGATGCCCTCGCCAGGGGGCAGGGCTTCACCCTGGCCACCAGCCAGTCGATCTGGCCCGATCATCCGGAAAAAGTCCTGGCCAGTGCCCACGGCTTCGTCGAACAGTACCCCAACAGCGCTCGGGCACTGATCAAGTCGGTACTCGCCGCCGCGCGCTTCATCGAGCAGAGTCAGGAGAACCGTCGTGGTACCGCGCAACTGCTCAGTGGTAGCGCCTACCTGAACACCCCGGTCGGCAGCATCGAGCCGCGCCTGCTCGGCGACTACCAGGACGGCCTGGGCCATCGCTGGCACGACCCTCACGGCCTGCGCCTGTTCGACCAGGGTCGGACCAACCTGCCTTACCTGTCCGACGGCATGTGGTTCATGACCCAGTTCCGCCGCTGGGGCCTGCTGCGTGACGACCCGGACTACCTGGCAGTCGCCAGCCAGGTGCAGCAGTTGGCGCTGTACCGCGAGGCTGCCACGGCGCTGGGCGTACCCTGCGCCGACCCGCCCATGCGCAGCAGCCTGCTGATCGACGGCAGCCGCTGGGACGGCAGCGACCCGCATGGTTATGCGCGCAGCTTCCACTTGCACGCCCTGGACGCGGCGCCCGACGCCCGCGTCCGTCGCTGA
- a CDS encoding quinone-dependent dihydroorotate dehydrogenase — protein MYTLARQLLFKLSPETSHDLSLDLIGAGGRLGLNGLLCKQPAALPVTVMGLNFANPVGLAAGLDKNGAAIDGFAQLGFGFVEIGTVTPRPQPGNPKPRLFRLPEATAIINRMGFNNLGVDNLLARVRAAKYTGVLGINIGKNFDTPVERAQDDYLICLEKVYNDASYITVNVSSPNTPGLRSLQFGDSLKQLLDALAERREKLAQANGKRVPLAIKIAPDMSDEETALVAAALVESGMDAVIATNTTLGREGVEGLPYGGEAGGLSGAPVLEKSTHTVKVLAGELGGKLPIIAAGGITEGRHAAEKIAAGASLVQIYSGFIYKGPALIREAVDAIAAMPR, from the coding sequence ATGTATACCCTGGCCCGCCAGCTGCTGTTCAAGCTCTCCCCGGAAACCTCCCACGACCTCTCGCTGGACCTGATCGGCGCCGGTGGCCGCCTTGGGCTCAACGGCCTGCTGTGCAAGCAGCCGGCGGCGTTGCCGGTAACGGTGATGGGCTTGAACTTCGCCAACCCGGTTGGCCTGGCCGCCGGCCTGGACAAGAACGGCGCGGCCATCGACGGCTTTGCCCAGCTGGGCTTCGGCTTCGTCGAGATCGGCACCGTGACGCCGCGTCCGCAGCCGGGCAACCCCAAGCCACGGCTGTTCCGCCTGCCGGAGGCCACCGCCATCATCAATCGCATGGGCTTCAACAACCTGGGCGTCGATAACCTGCTGGCGCGGGTACGTGCCGCGAAGTACACCGGTGTGCTGGGCATCAACATCGGCAAGAACTTCGACACCCCGGTCGAGCGGGCCCAGGACGACTACCTGATCTGCCTGGAGAAGGTCTACAACGACGCCAGCTACATCACCGTCAACGTCAGCTCGCCGAATACCCCGGGCCTGCGTTCATTGCAGTTCGGCGACTCGCTCAAGCAACTGCTCGATGCCCTGGCCGAGCGCCGTGAGAAACTGGCACAGGCGAACGGCAAGCGCGTACCGCTGGCGATCAAGATCGCGCCGGACATGAGTGACGAGGAAACCGCCCTGGTGGCTGCGGCGCTGGTCGAATCGGGGATGGATGCGGTAATCGCCACCAATACCACCCTGGGGCGCGAGGGTGTCGAAGGCCTGCCGTATGGCGGCGAGGCCGGCGGCTTGTCGGGTGCGCCGGTGCTGGAGAAGAGTACCCACACGGTGAAGGTGCTCGCTGGTGAGCTGGGCGGCAAGCTGCCGATTATCGCTGCGGGCGGGATCACCGAGGGGCGCCATGCGGCTGAGAAGATTGCCGCAGGGGCGAGCCTGGTGCAGATCTATTCGGGCTTCATCTATAAAGGCCCGGCGCTGATCCGCGAAGCGGTGGATGCCATCGCCGCGATGCCAAGGTAG
- a CDS encoding IS256 family transposase, whose product MPTKKKPLRDLPKIPKELLEQFGEGLMTAEAIEDASAAFKKALIERALHAELGHHLGYPPGAQRPEDETNQRNGKSGKTVLTGDGPLRLEIPRDRDGSFAPILIPKHERRYTGFDDKIIAMYARGMTVREIRAFLSEQYGTEVSPDFISSVTDEVMEEIGAWQQRPLEPMYPVIFFDALRVKIREEGLVRNKAIYLALGVLPDGTRDILGIWIENTEGAKFWMKVFNDLKTRGVEDVLIAVTDGLKGMPEALSAVFPETTLQTCIVHLIRNSLDFAAWDKRRALAKALKPIYQAINAEAAEQALDEFENGPWGKQYPTVVAAWRRAWDRVIPFFVFPPAIRKVIYTTNAIESINAQLRKIIKTRGHFPNDDAATKLIWLGLRNITANWGSAAHDWKSAMNQFAILYGDRFIRPTW is encoded by the coding sequence ATGCCAACCAAAAAGAAACCCTTGCGTGACCTGCCCAAAATCCCCAAAGAGCTGCTGGAGCAGTTCGGTGAGGGCCTGATGACCGCAGAGGCTATCGAGGATGCCTCTGCGGCGTTCAAGAAGGCCTTGATCGAACGCGCTCTGCACGCTGAACTTGGCCACCACCTGGGTTATCCGCCGGGCGCGCAGCGCCCAGAGGATGAAACCAACCAGCGTAACGGCAAGAGTGGCAAGACGGTTTTGACCGGCGATGGCCCGCTGCGGCTGGAAATTCCTCGTGACCGAGACGGCAGTTTTGCGCCCATTCTCATCCCCAAGCATGAGCGGCGGTACACCGGTTTCGATGACAAGATCATCGCCATGTACGCCCGTGGCATGACGGTCAGAGAGATCCGAGCCTTTCTGTCCGAGCAGTATGGAACAGAGGTCTCACCCGACTTCATCAGCTCTGTGACAGACGAGGTCATGGAAGAAATTGGCGCGTGGCAGCAGCGGCCACTGGAGCCCATGTACCCGGTCATTTTCTTCGATGCACTGCGGGTGAAGATCCGCGAAGAAGGCTTGGTGCGCAACAAGGCCATTTACTTGGCGCTGGGCGTTCTACCCGACGGGACGCGCGATATCTTGGGCATCTGGATCGAGAACACCGAGGGTGCGAAGTTCTGGATGAAGGTCTTTAACGATCTCAAGACACGTGGTGTCGAGGATGTGCTGATTGCCGTGACCGATGGCCTCAAAGGCATGCCAGAGGCTCTCAGCGCCGTGTTTCCAGAGACGACGCTGCAGACGTGCATCGTGCACCTGATCCGCAACAGCCTGGACTTTGCAGCCTGGGACAAGCGGCGGGCACTGGCCAAGGCGCTCAAGCCGATCTACCAGGCCATCAACGCCGAAGCGGCTGAGCAGGCACTCGATGAGTTTGAAAACGGGCCCTGGGGCAAGCAGTATCCAACGGTCGTTGCGGCCTGGAGACGCGCCTGGGATCGAGTGATTCCCTTCTTTGTCTTCCCACCAGCCATCCGGAAAGTGATCTACACCACCAACGCCATCGAGAGTATCAATGCCCAGCTGCGCAAGATCATCAAGACCCGAGGCCATTTCCCGAACGATGATGCAGCTACCAAGCTGATCTGGCTGGGGCTGCGAAACATCACGGCGAACTGGGGCTCAGCGGCGCATGATTGGAAAAGTGCGATGAATCAATTCGCGATTTTGTACGGAGATCGGTTCATCAGGCCGACCTGGTGA
- the rmf gene encoding ribosome modulation factor gives MRRLKRDPLERAYSRGYQYGVTGKSRELCPFNLPSVRQAWINGWREGRGDNWDGMTGTAGIHRLNENHAVG, from the coding sequence ATGAGAAGACTTAAGCGTGATCCGTTGGAAAGAGCATATTCACGTGGCTACCAGTATGGGGTCACCGGCAAATCCCGCGAACTTTGCCCCTTCAATCTACCCTCTGTACGCCAAGCCTGGATCAACGGCTGGCGCGAAGGTCGCGGCGACAACTGGGATGGCATGACCGGCACCGCTGGCATTCATAGACTCAACGAAAATCACGCCGTTGGCTGA
- a CDS encoding nitrate/nitrite transporter, whose translation MNTSFWKSGHVPTLFAAFLYFDLSFMVWYLLGPLAVQIAADLQLSAQQRGLMVATPILAGAVLRFAMGLLVDRLSPKTAGLIGQFIVIVALACAWHLGVHSYEQALLLGVFLGFAGASFAVSLPLASQWYPPQHQGKAMGIAGAGNSGTVFAALLAPALAAGFGWNNVFGFALLPLLLTLVLFALLARNAPQRPRPKAMADYLKALGDRDSWWFMFFYSVTFGGFIGLASTLPGYFSDQYGLSPVTAGYYTAACVFAGSLMRPLGGALADRFGGIRTLLAMYGVATVCIAAVGFNLPSAAAALALFVSTMLGLGAANGAVFQLVPQRFRQEIGVMTGLIGMAGGIGGFLLAAGLGTIKQHTGDYQLGLWLFASLGLLAWVGLHGVKQRWRTTWGSAAITAARV comes from the coding sequence ATGAATACGAGCTTCTGGAAATCCGGGCATGTGCCCACGCTGTTCGCCGCCTTCCTGTATTTCGACCTGAGCTTCATGGTCTGGTACCTGCTCGGCCCCCTGGCGGTGCAGATCGCCGCCGACCTGCAGCTTAGCGCCCAGCAACGGGGGCTGATGGTGGCCACGCCGATCTTGGCCGGCGCGGTGCTGCGCTTTGCCATGGGGCTACTGGTCGATCGCCTGTCGCCCAAGACCGCCGGGCTGATCGGCCAGTTCATCGTGATCGTCGCCCTGGCCTGCGCCTGGCACCTGGGCGTTCACAGCTACGAGCAGGCGTTGCTGCTGGGCGTGTTCCTCGGCTTTGCCGGGGCCTCATTCGCCGTATCCCTGCCGCTGGCCTCGCAATGGTATCCGCCCCAGCACCAGGGCAAGGCCATGGGCATCGCCGGCGCCGGCAACTCCGGCACGGTGTTCGCCGCGCTGCTGGCCCCGGCGCTGGCGGCGGGCTTCGGCTGGAACAATGTGTTCGGCTTCGCCCTGCTGCCCTTGCTGCTGACCCTCGTCCTGTTCGCCCTGCTGGCGCGCAATGCACCGCAACGTCCAAGGCCCAAGGCAATGGCCGACTACCTCAAGGCATTGGGTGATCGCGACAGCTGGTGGTTCATGTTCTTCTACAGCGTGACCTTCGGCGGCTTCATCGGCCTGGCCAGCACCCTGCCCGGCTACTTCAGCGACCAGTACGGCCTGAGCCCAGTGACCGCGGGCTACTACACCGCCGCTTGCGTGTTCGCCGGCAGCCTGATGCGCCCCCTCGGCGGTGCCCTGGCCGACCGCTTCGGCGGAATTCGCACCCTGCTGGCAATGTACGGCGTGGCCACCGTGTGTATCGCCGCAGTGGGCTTCAACCTGCCCAGCGCTGCGGCGGCCCTGGCCCTGTTCGTCAGTACCATGCTCGGGCTGGGCGCCGCCAACGGCGCGGTGTTCCAACTGGTACCACAGCGCTTCCGTCAGGAGATCGGCGTAATGACCGGGCTGATCGGCATGGCTGGCGGCATCGGCGGTTTCCTGCTTGCCGCAGGCCTGGGCACCATCAAGCAGCATACCGGCGACTACCAGCTCGGCCTGTGGCTGTTCGCCAGCCTCGGCCTGCTGGCCTGGGTCGGCCTGCATGGTGTCAAGCAACGCTGGCGCACCACCTGGGGCTCGGCGGCGATCACCGCCGCGCGGGTCTGA
- a CDS encoding ANTAR domain-containing response regulator, whose product MLRILLIDDTEKKVGRLKAALIEAGFEVIEAGSLSIDLPACVETVHPDVVLIDTESPGRDVMEQVVLVSRDRPRPIVLFTDEHDPGVMRQAIEAGVSAYIVEGIQATRLQPILDVAMARFESDQALKAQLLARDQQLAERKRIEQAKGLLMKMKDCNEEHAYTLMRRQAMSRQQKLIQVAEQIIAMSEILG is encoded by the coding sequence ATGTTGCGCATCCTGCTGATCGACGACACGGAAAAAAAGGTCGGCCGCCTCAAGGCTGCCCTGATCGAGGCCGGCTTCGAAGTAATCGAGGCCGGCAGCCTGAGCATCGACCTGCCCGCCTGTGTCGAAACAGTGCACCCGGACGTGGTGCTGATCGATACCGAGTCACCGGGCCGTGACGTGATGGAGCAGGTGGTGCTGGTCAGCCGCGACCGCCCGCGCCCTATCGTGCTGTTCACCGACGAGCATGACCCCGGCGTGATGCGCCAGGCGATCGAGGCCGGGGTCAGCGCCTATATTGTCGAGGGCATCCAGGCCACGCGCCTGCAACCAATCCTCGACGTGGCCATGGCCCGCTTCGAAAGCGATCAAGCGCTCAAGGCCCAATTGCTGGCCCGCGACCAGCAGTTGGCCGAGCGCAAGCGCATCGAGCAGGCCAAGGGCTTGCTGATGAAAATGAAGGACTGCAACGAGGAACACGCCTACACCCTGATGCGCCGCCAGGCCATGAGCCGTCAGCAGAAGCTGATCCAGGTGGCGGAACAGATCATCGCGATGTCGGAGATACTGGGCTGA
- a CDS encoding sensor domain-containing diguanylate cyclase — MSNPGVPVKRLGLVGDELSAWGVALAALVAGALLTAALAIATQTFYQQQLRQRFELLASERYSRIAERFEEQAQRLDGLRRFFTYSTDITPREFDGYARPLLHRTQAYSWAPRVEAAQREDFERRASASLGQPYQIRDLDDHGAWQAAPARDHYYPVLYTQAASRQAQPYGFDLGGQVLRAATLARAASPGSMAVSAPLDMINVQPDYTRGLLIVAPVFTDGAPRDEPPRGYVMALLSLHQLIAESLPTVADDNLVVRIVDLSTEGGHELLFDSGMAPVRMGFTSSHLLHLADHHYQLDIHPSQGFLAANRSSAVPVVALLGGLLSVLLALLLYSLFSQRQRALGLVARRTAELRISEQSLRETHNQLRSVLDAATQVAIIATSLRGVIGTFNAGAERMLGYSAGEALGQLRLEDLVLPEELHQRAHALSVRFGREVGAGQAMFAETVQEGGAEPADWTLVRKDGSHLLANMLVTAVLDEQGLWVGYLAICIDVTERRRVHEALAARDRLLEKLSAEVPGGIYQYRLNADGHSCFPYASQGLHDIYEVDLALLRQDAAAVFERIHPDDLERVRRSVRYSAEYLTPWREEYRVCLPRAGLRWVRGEATPEIGEHGSTLWHGYLTDISDLKRVEEELRALSVTDALTGIYNRRYFQERLRNELDRAQRDGLDLAVIMLDIDHFKRINDQYGHAVGDHVLRSLCQRIGQRLRRTDVFCRLGGEEFMVLCPGSNAEQARMLAQELWQGVRSVPVEGVGRVTASFGVAGWRVGEGADALLLRADAGVYVAKQGGRDRVEGELS, encoded by the coding sequence ATGTCGAACCCGGGCGTACCTGTGAAGCGGCTTGGCCTGGTCGGCGACGAGTTGTCGGCCTGGGGCGTGGCCCTGGCGGCGCTGGTCGCCGGGGCGTTGCTCACGGCGGCTCTGGCGATCGCCACCCAGACCTTCTACCAGCAGCAACTGCGCCAGCGCTTCGAGCTGCTGGCCAGCGAGCGCTACAGCCGTATCGCCGAGCGTTTCGAGGAACAGGCGCAGCGCCTGGATGGCCTGCGCCGGTTCTTCACCTATTCCACTGACATCACCCCCCGCGAGTTCGATGGCTACGCACGTCCTTTGCTGCATCGTACCCAAGCCTACTCCTGGGCACCGCGGGTAGAGGCGGCGCAGCGCGAGGACTTCGAGCGGCGCGCGAGTGCCTCGCTCGGCCAGCCTTACCAGATACGCGACCTGGACGACCACGGTGCTTGGCAGGCAGCGCCTGCGCGCGATCATTACTATCCGGTCCTGTACACCCAGGCGGCGAGCCGTCAGGCCCAGCCCTATGGTTTCGACCTGGGTGGACAGGTCCTGCGCGCCGCGACCCTGGCCCGGGCCGCGAGCCCCGGCAGCATGGCCGTGTCGGCGCCGCTGGACATGATCAATGTCCAGCCGGACTATACTCGTGGCCTGTTGATTGTCGCCCCGGTGTTCACTGATGGGGCGCCCAGGGATGAGCCTCCCCGGGGTTATGTCATGGCCTTGCTGAGTCTGCATCAGCTGATCGCCGAGAGCCTGCCGACGGTGGCCGACGACAACCTGGTGGTGCGCATTGTCGACCTGTCCACGGAGGGTGGGCACGAGTTGCTTTTTGATTCGGGGATGGCGCCAGTGCGCATGGGCTTTACCAGCAGTCACCTGCTGCATCTTGCCGATCACCACTACCAACTCGATATTCACCCCAGCCAGGGTTTTCTCGCCGCCAACCGCTCATCGGCGGTGCCGGTGGTGGCGTTGCTCGGCGGTCTGCTCAGTGTGTTGCTGGCGCTACTGCTGTACAGCCTGTTCAGTCAGCGCCAGCGCGCCCTGGGCCTGGTGGCTCGGCGCACCGCCGAGCTGCGCATCAGCGAGCAGTCATTGCGCGAAACCCACAACCAGTTGCGTAGCGTGCTCGATGCCGCGACTCAGGTGGCGATCATCGCCACCAGCCTGCGCGGAGTGATCGGTACGTTCAATGCGGGCGCCGAGCGCATGCTGGGCTATTCGGCCGGCGAAGCGCTGGGCCAATTGCGGCTGGAAGATCTGGTCTTGCCCGAAGAGTTGCACCAGCGGGCCCATGCCTTGAGCGTGCGCTTTGGTCGCGAGGTTGGCGCGGGTCAGGCGATGTTCGCCGAGACCGTGCAGGAGGGCGGCGCGGAGCCAGCGGACTGGACGCTGGTGCGCAAGGATGGCAGCCACCTGCTGGCCAATATGCTGGTAACGGCGGTGCTGGACGAGCAGGGGTTGTGGGTGGGCTACCTGGCGATCTGCATCGATGTCACCGAGCGGCGCCGGGTGCACGAGGCCTTGGCGGCCCGCGACCGGCTGCTGGAAAAGCTCAGTGCCGAGGTGCCTGGTGGGATCTACCAGTATCGCCTGAACGCCGATGGACATTCCTGTTTCCCCTACGCCAGCCAGGGCCTGCACGACATCTACGAGGTGGACCTGGCGTTGCTGCGCCAGGACGCCGCGGCGGTGTTCGAGCGCATCCATCCGGACGACCTGGAGCGAGTGCGGCGCTCGGTGCGTTACTCCGCCGAGTACCTGACGCCGTGGCGTGAGGAGTACCGGGTGTGCCTGCCACGGGCGGGGTTGCGTTGGGTGCGGGGGGAGGCAACGCCGGAGATCGGTGAGCACGGCAGCACGCTCTGGCATGGGTACCTGACCGATATCTCGGACCTCAAGCGGGTGGAGGAGGAGCTGCGGGCGTTGTCGGTGACCGATGCCCTGACTGGGATCTACAACCGGCGCTACTTCCAGGAGCGGCTGCGTAATGAACTGGATCGAGCGCAACGGGATGGGTTGGACCTGGCGGTGATCATGCTGGATATCGATCACTTCAAGCGAATCAACGATCAGTACGGGCATGCGGTGGGGGATCATGTGCTGCGCAGCCTGTGCCAACGGATCGGGCAGCGGTTGCGGCGCACTGATGTGTTTTGTCGGTTGGGGGGGGAGGAGTTCATGGTGTTGTGTCCGGGGAGCAATGCCGAGCAGGCGCGGATGTTGGCGCAGGAATTGTGGCAGGGGGTGCGGAGTGTGCCGGTGGAGGGGGTGGGGCGGGTGACGGCGAGCTTTGGTGTGGCGGGGTGGCGGGTTGGGGAGGGGGCGGATGCGTTGTTGTTGCGGGCGGATGCTGGGGTTTATGTGGCCAAGCAGGGGGGGAGGGATCGGGTTGAGGGGGAGTTGTCTTGA
- the rlmKL gene encoding bifunctional 23S rRNA (guanine(2069)-N(7))-methyltransferase RlmK/23S rRNA (guanine(2445)-N(2))-methyltransferase RlmL → MSDRFELYLTCPKGLEGLLAEEARQLGLNEVREHTSAIRGDADMETAYRLCLWSRLANRVLLVLKRFSMKNADDLYDGVHAVDWADHLAADGTLAVEFSGHGSGIDNTHFGALKVKDAIVDKVRNREGLRPSVEKVDPDVRVHLRLDRGEAILSLDLSGHSLHQRGYRLQQGAAPLKENLAAAVLIRAGWPRIAAEGGALADPMCGVGTFLVEAAMIAADIAPNLKRERWGFSAWLGHVPALWRKVHDEAQARAQAGLAKPALWIRGYEADPRLIQPGRNNVERAGLGDWVKIYQGEVASFEPRPDQNQKGLVISNPPYGERLGDEASLLYLYQNLGERLRQACMGWEAAVFTGAPELGKRMGIRSHKQYAFWNGALPCKLLLFKVQPDQFVTGDRRSVQAEATEGEPRRQAPVASEPARLSEGAQMFANRLQKNFKQLGKWSRREKVDCYRVYDADMPEYALAVDLYHDWVHVQEYAAPRSIDPDKAQARLLDALSAIPQALGVDPQRVVLKRRERQTGTRQYERQATEGRFQEVNEGGVKLLVNLTDYLDTGLFLDHRPMRMRIQREAAGKRFLNLFCYTATATVHAAKGGARSTTSVDLSKTYLDWARRNLSLNGFSERNRLEQGDVMAWLENAQDSYDLIFIDPPTFSNSKRMEGVFDVQRDHVQLLDLAMARLAPGGVLYFSNNFRKFQLDEHLATRYVVEEISAQTLDPDFARNNRIHRAWQLRLR, encoded by the coding sequence ATGTCGGACCGTTTCGAACTTTACCTTACCTGCCCCAAGGGTCTTGAAGGCCTGCTCGCCGAGGAGGCCCGCCAACTGGGGTTGAATGAGGTGCGTGAGCACACCTCGGCCATTCGCGGCGATGCCGACATGGAAACCGCCTACCGCCTATGCCTCTGGTCGCGCCTGGCCAACCGCGTGTTGCTTGTGCTCAAGCGCTTCTCGATGAAAAACGCCGACGACCTGTACGACGGCGTACACGCCGTCGACTGGGCCGACCATCTGGCGGCCGATGGCACCTTGGCGGTGGAATTCAGCGGCCATGGCTCGGGCATCGACAACACCCATTTCGGCGCCCTCAAGGTCAAGGATGCGATCGTCGACAAGGTGCGCAACCGCGAAGGCCTGCGCCCGTCGGTAGAGAAGGTCGACCCGGATGTGCGCGTACACCTGCGCCTGGACCGCGGCGAGGCGATTCTGTCCCTCGACCTGTCCGGCCACAGCCTGCATCAGCGTGGCTATCGTCTGCAGCAGGGCGCTGCGCCCCTGAAGGAAAACCTGGCGGCGGCGGTGCTGATCCGCGCCGGCTGGCCACGCATCGCGGCCGAGGGCGGCGCCTTGGCCGACCCGATGTGCGGCGTGGGCACCTTCCTGGTCGAGGCGGCAATGATCGCCGCCGATATCGCCCCCAACCTCAAGCGCGAGCGCTGGGGGTTCAGCGCCTGGCTCGGCCATGTGCCGGCGCTGTGGCGCAAGGTACACGATGAGGCCCAGGCCCGTGCCCAGGCCGGCCTGGCCAAGCCAGCGCTGTGGATCCGCGGCTATGAGGCCGACCCACGACTGATCCAGCCCGGGCGCAACAACGTCGAGCGCGCGGGCCTCGGCGACTGGGTGAAAATCTACCAGGGCGAGGTGGCCAGCTTCGAACCGCGTCCGGACCAGAACCAGAAAGGCCTGGTGATCAGCAACCCGCCGTACGGCGAGCGCCTGGGCGACGAAGCCAGCCTGCTGTACCTCTATCAGAACCTCGGCGAGCGCCTGCGCCAGGCCTGCATGGGCTGGGAGGCGGCGGTGTTCACCGGTGCGCCGGAGCTGGGCAAGCGCATGGGTATCCGCAGCCACAAGCAGTATGCTTTCTGGAACGGCGCGTTGCCGTGCAAGCTGTTGCTGTTCAAGGTCCAGCCCGACCAGTTCGTCACCGGTGATCGTCGTTCGGTCCAGGCCGAGGCGACTGAGGGCGAGCCTCGTCGTCAGGCCCCGGTGGCCAGTGAGCCGGCGCGCCTGTCGGAAGGCGCGCAGATGTTCGCCAACCGCCTGCAGAAGAACTTCAAGCAACTGGGCAAATGGTCTCGCCGCGAGAAGGTCGATTGCTACCGTGTATACGACGCTGACATGCCCGAGTATGCCCTGGCGGTCGATCTGTATCACGACTGGGTGCACGTGCAAGAGTATGCGGCGCCGCGTTCGATCGATCCGGACAAGGCCCAGGCACGTCTGCTCGATGCGCTGAGCGCGATTCCACAGGCCCTCGGTGTCGATCCGCAGCGCGTGGTGCTCAAGCGCCGGGAACGCCAGACCGGCACCCGCCAATATGAGCGCCAGGCCACCGAAGGACGCTTCCAGGAGGTCAATGAGGGCGGCGTCAAGCTGCTGGTCAACCTCACCGACTACCTGGACACCGGGCTGTTCCTCGATCACCGCCCGATGCGCATGCGCATCCAGCGCGAAGCGGCGGGCAAGCGCTTCCTCAACCTGTTCTGCTACACCGCCACGGCCACCGTGCATGCAGCCAAGGGCGGCGCGCGCAGCACCACCAGCGTGGACCTGTCGAAGACCTACCTGGACTGGGCACGGCGCAACCTGTCGCTCAACGGTTTCTCCGAGCGCAACCGCCTGGAGCAGGGTGATGTCATGGCCTGGCTGGAGAATGCCCAGGACAGCTACGACCTGATTTTCATCGACCCGCCGACCTTCTCCAATTCCAAGCGCATGGAAGGGGTGTTCGACGTGCAGCGCGACCATGTGCAGCTGCTCGACCTGGCCATGGCGCGCCTGGCCCCGGGCGGTGTGCTGTACTTCTCCAACAACTTCCGCAAGTTCCAGCTCGACGAGCACCTGGCGACGCGGTACGTGGTGGAAGAGATCAGCGCCCAGACCCTGGACCCGGACTTCGCCCGAAACAACCGTATCCACCGCGCTTGGCAGCTGCGTCTGCGCTGA